One Pseudomonadota bacterium genomic window, GCGCTGGCCCTCGGCAGTACGCGCTGCCACCGGGGGTACTCTACCCGCGGCTGAGGCGCTGAGCGCGCGGTGGCGCGGAGGCCTGGCTCGTGCGTGACGACGGACTGCGGACTGCGGTCGGCGGCGACTGACTGTAGCCACGAGGAGTTCGGAATGGCGACCTTCAAGGGGAAGATCGGGGTCAGCGCGCTCCTGGTCGTGCTGGCCGTGACGGTGTTGCTCTATCTGGCGGTCATTCCGTCGTGGGCGAAGCGCGTCCGTGAGCAGGCCCAGGACGATGTTCAGCGCGCGACCGCGCTCGTGGGGAAGATCCAGAGCCTGCGCGCCTATGATCTCGTCGCGCTGGCGCAGCAGATCGCGCAGATGCGCGAGCTCGTCCGGGTGGTGCGGATCCCCGAGGAGTTCCCGCGGCGGCAGGAGGTCTTCAAGGAGATCAACGCGATCGACCGCCTGCTGCGCGAGGGTGGGCGGAAGGCGCACTTCTTCGCGGTCCTCGACAAGACCGGCGCCGTCGTTGCCCGCGATCTCAGCCTCGAGGATATGTACGGCGAGAAGCTGCCCTACGCGTCGATCAAACGGGCGCTCGCGGGTCGCGCGACGAGCGACGTTTGGATCATGAAGGATCGCATGATGCGCGCCGCAGTGGCGCCGCTGACGGATCAGGGTCAGGTCGTCGGCGCCGTCGCCATCGCCTATGACTTCACGACGGCCGAGGCGCGCGAGGACGCCGCGCTCGTCGGCACGCACGTCATTTACGTGATGGACAACAGCGTGCGCGCCTCGAGCTTTTCGGTCGGCCAGGGCGAGGATGCGATCAAGATCAAGGTCTTGAGCAAGGAGCTCACGAGCGCCGAAGGCAGCGCGCACCAGGCGCTCGCCCAGGGCAAGCCGAGCAAGCCCTTCCTGATGGACGACGTGCAAGGCAGCGCGTATGTGGCCGCGGTCGCGCCGCTGCCCGACGAGGTATGGATCCTCGGCGTGCAGCTCAGCACGCGGATCCTCGACACGGGAAAGCGAGCCGAGATCATCGGCGGGACGAGTCAGCATCTGGTCGGCATGGCGGTCCTGGCCAACCTCGACGATCGCCTGGCGCCCGTCACGCGCGCCCGCTATTTCGTCGGGCTCTTTGGCCTGCTCGTGCTGCTGGCGGTATTCGTCGTCAAGTGGTTCGTGACGCGCCACTTCGTCGACGCCGAGGATCGCTTGGAGCTCGGCGTGAGCGAGATCATCAGCGGCAACCTCGACTACACCTTCGACACCTTCCAGGAGTTCGAGGGGCTGGCCAATGCGCTCAACGTGATGTTGGCCCGCCTGCTCGGACGCCCAGAGCCGGGTGAGAGCGCCGACGACGACCAGTCCTGGCGCGCCGACGTCATCGCCGTCGATGCGATGCCGGCGGTTAACGTCGGTGTCGACGTCCAGCGGCTCGCCGCTGAGCCCGAGGCTGCCTACTACGCGCGCATCCACGGCGAGTATGTCGCGGCGCGCGAGGCCGCCAAGCTCTCCGTCGAGGGCATCACGCTCGAGAGCCTGACGCAGAAGCTGCGCGCCAACGAGGCGATGCTCAAGGCCAGGCATAAGTGTCATCTGGTGCGCTTCGTCGTCAGCTCGGGCAGCGGCCGCGTGAGCTTGCAGCCGATTCGCATCGGCTGAGCGCGCGCGTGGTGGTGCAGACGGGGCTCGACCGGCTCGTCGGCGCTCGCTCCTCGCTGGTGCGTGGCCGGCGGGTCGGGTTGCTCTGCCATCCGGCCGCGGTCGACCAGCGCCTGCGGCATTGCAGCGATTGCTTGCTCGAGGCGGGGGCGCGACTGGTGGCCCTCTTTGCCCCCGAGCACGGCATCGATGGTGCCGCGCAGGACATGGTCGGGGTCGGCTCGACGCAGCATCCACGGCTCGCTGTGCCGGTCTACAGCGTCTATGGCAACACACTGGCGACCTTGGCGCCGCGGCCCGAGTGGCTGCGCGACCTCGACTTGTTGGTGGTCGACCTCCAGGACATCGGCAGCCGCTACTACACCTTCGCCTGGACGATGGTGCTGGCGATGCGCGCGTGCGCGGCGACGCGGACTCCGCTGCTGGTCCTCGACCGGCCCAATCCGCTCGGCGGCGCGGTCGTTGAGGGCCCCTCG contains:
- a CDS encoding cache domain-containing protein, with the protein product MATFKGKIGVSALLVVLAVTVLLYLAVIPSWAKRVREQAQDDVQRATALVGKIQSLRAYDLVALAQQIAQMRELVRVVRIPEEFPRRQEVFKEINAIDRLLREGGRKAHFFAVLDKTGAVVARDLSLEDMYGEKLPYASIKRALAGRATSDVWIMKDRMMRAAVAPLTDQGQVVGAVAIAYDFTTAEAREDAALVGTHVIYVMDNSVRASSFSVGQGEDAIKIKVLSKELTSAEGSAHQALAQGKPSKPFLMDDVQGSAYVAAVAPLPDEVWILGVQLSTRILDTGKRAEIIGGTSQHLVGMAVLANLDDRLAPVTRARYFVGLFGLLVLLAVFVVKWFVTRHFVDAEDRLELGVSEIISGNLDYTFDTFQEFEGLANALNVMLARLLGRPEPGESADDDQSWRADVIAVDAMPAVNVGVDVQRLAAEPEAAYYARIHGEYVAAREAAKLSVEGITLESLTQKLRANEAMLKARHKCHLVRFVVSSGSGRVSLQPIRIG